Proteins encoded together in one Candidatus Poribacteria bacterium window:
- a CDS encoding phytanoyl-CoA dioxygenase family protein has product MSTTVTASVSKQQIADFHEDGYLIVRNVLSTKEADELHRVVQKEVKRDAYPSSLQYPEPAKYTVSGNRLAAPGLTEIAEHPTVVNAVEAALGQPAHLTAYVAYLRTPGDRGAGAHCDYKRWRPVGSSMNWVFAIIPLTDFDASSGPFLVSPKSHKLTQVIDPDAHILDLTRPNREALPPFIDPELKAGDLLVVNEHVWHEAPAGTTTEDRCGIFNKYCAVDAPPAAGYYPYTPAALDALSDEGKRLIPVCFDKPIATTRLLIEDSSHQEPKFLLRRDPEKGSWELPGGEGWEEEKLVGWDVGARIGALQEITQTQLGLEVPWMSYIEDIAEDAGICRLYGFSDETLDTDALATGGCEWFTKSEMRHQLGESAAICRAVDTWQRADMIRGKGKACRQSRKQFE; this is encoded by the coding sequence ATGAGCACCACAGTGACCGCATCTGTTAGCAAACAGCAGATAGCAGATTTTCATGAAGACGGTTATTTAATTGTACGTAACGTTCTGTCAACAAAGGAAGCGGACGAACTGCATCGTGTCGTGCAGAAAGAGGTGAAACGCGATGCCTACCCATCTTCGCTGCAGTACCCTGAACCCGCAAAATATACCGTTAGCGGCAACAGGCTCGCTGCCCCCGGACTCACTGAGATTGCCGAACATCCGACGGTTGTGAATGCCGTGGAAGCCGCCCTCGGTCAACCCGCTCATCTTACTGCCTACGTTGCGTATCTCCGAACACCCGGTGATAGAGGTGCTGGCGCGCATTGCGACTATAAACGCTGGCGACCTGTCGGTTCATCGATGAACTGGGTATTCGCCATCATCCCGTTGACAGATTTCGATGCGTCGTCCGGTCCGTTTCTCGTGTCGCCGAAATCGCACAAGCTGACGCAGGTCATTGATCCAGACGCACACATCTTGGATCTTACCCGCCCCAATCGTGAGGCATTACCGCCTTTTATCGATCCAGAACTCAAAGCGGGCGACTTACTTGTCGTCAACGAACATGTATGGCACGAAGCACCTGCTGGCACTACGACTGAAGACCGATGTGGGATTTTCAACAAGTATTGCGCCGTAGACGCACCCCCTGCAGCGGGATATTATCCTTACACTCCAGCCGCCTTGGACGCACTCAGCGATGAAGGCAAACGGCTTATCCCTGTCTGTTTTGACAAACCCATTGCGACGACGCGCCTGCTGATTGAGGATTCATCGCATCAGGAACCGAAATTCTTACTGCGTCGTGACCCGGAAAAGGGTTCTTGGGAATTACCGGGAGGTGAAGGTTGGGAAGAGGAGAAGCTGGTCGGTTGGGATGTCGGTGCAAGAATTGGCGCGCTCCAAGAGATTACGCAAACACAACTCGGTTTAGAAGTGCCGTGGATGTCCTATATTGAGGATATTGCAGAGGATGCGGGCATCTGTCGTCTCTACGGCTTTTCTGATGAAACCTTGGACACCGACGCACTCGCCACTGGCGGTTGCGAGTGGTTCACGAAATCTGAGATGAGACATCAACTCGGTGAGAGTGCCGCCATTTGTCGTGCGGTTGATACGTGGCAGCGGGCTGATATGATTCGAGGTAAGGGCAAGGCGTGCCGTCAAAGCCGAAAACAGTTTGAATAG
- a CDS encoding GNAT family N-acetyltransferase, whose amino-acid sequence MKNYSVRMIRENMENIPQFPVPEGFAIRNYRRNEGHIWTRIQKAAEPYMNIDDGLFAREFKRDFSALEDRSFYFTTDTGEEIGTITAWWQDNGWGQIHWVAIHPDYQGRGLSKPMMSVAMTRLKASHKRCFLDTSTGRIPAVKLYLDFGFIPDPSRENSREAWTEIASVLEHPTLEAYIS is encoded by the coding sequence ATGAAAAACTACAGTGTCAGAATGATCCGTGAGAATATGGAAAATATTCCACAATTCCCTGTGCCAGAGGGATTCGCAATCCGCAATTATCGCCGCAACGAGGGACATATCTGGACACGGATTCAGAAAGCGGCGGAACCCTACATGAATATCGACGATGGACTTTTCGCCCGCGAGTTCAAACGAGATTTCTCGGCATTGGAAGACCGGAGTTTTTATTTCACCACGGACACCGGCGAGGAGATTGGGACAATCACGGCATGGTGGCAAGATAACGGATGGGGACAGATTCACTGGGTCGCAATCCATCCCGACTATCAAGGACGTGGACTTTCTAAACCGATGATGTCGGTGGCGATGACCCGCCTAAAAGCGTCGCACAAACGCTGTTTCCTCGACACATCCACAGGACGCATTCCTGCGGTTAAACTCTATCTCGACTTCGGGTTCATACCAGACCCTTCGCGTGAAAATAGCCGAGAGGCTTGGACAGAAATCGCATCCGTTTTGGAACACCCTACTTTGGAGGCATACATATCATGA